The genomic interval TATTTGATGCTGACTTGAGAAAAATTAATTTGCAAGAGAGTAACTTAACTCAAGCTTACCTGCCCTATAGCAATTTAAGTCAAGGCAATTTAGCTTGTGTGGATTTAGAAGGGAGCCTATTGAGCGATACTCAACTCCATGGAGCTAATTTATCTCATGCTCGATTGCGATCGGCTAATCTCTCCAGGGCTAACCTCCGTTACGCGGACTTAAGATGTGCAGATTTATCTTATGCTAACTTGCAAAATGCGGATTTGTCCTATGCCAACCTACAGGAGGCGAATCTTTATGCGGTGAATCTTCAAGGGGCCAAACTAAAGTCAGCCCAATTTCAGCAATCTCGTCTGGAGAGGTGTAATTTGTTTCGAGCAGAAGCCGCAGATCTGACGGATGCCATCATCGATCGGAC from Roseofilum capinflatum BLCC-M114 carries:
- a CDS encoding pentapeptide repeat-containing protein translates to MEKISSEALLKQYAQGRRDFQRIEGQQLNLFDADLRKINLQESNLTQAYLPYSNLSQGNLACVDLEGSLLSDTQLHGANLSHARLRSANLSRANLRYADLRCADLSYANLQNADLSYANLQEANLYAVNLQGAKLKSAQFQQSRLERCNLFRAEAADLTDAIIDRTTVLSDGHRLLGEDRDFDPDS